The DNA segment GTCGCCAAAGAAGAAACGAACTCACGGTCATGGCTTACGAAGATAAGTGTGCCAGTGTAAACCTTCAACGCATCGTTAAGCGCTTGAATTGCTTCCATGTCCATGTGGTTCGTTGGTTCGTCCATTACCAGCACGTTGATGTCTTGCATCATTAGCTTGCCGAACAACAGACGGTTCTTCTCACCACCAGAACAGTTACGCGCTTTCTTGTTCGCGTCATCAGCAGTAAACAATAGACGACCTAGAATGCCACGTACCATAAGATCATCGTGCTTCACTGTGCGCCATTGAGAGATCCAATCGAAGATGCTCAGGTCGTTGTCAAAGTCAGTCGTGCTATCTTGTGGGCAGTAGCCTACCGATGCGTTTTCAGACCATTTAACGATACCTTCGTTTTGCTCTAGTTCTTGAACTAGGCAACGTAGCAGCGTGGTTTTACCCACACCGTTCTCACCGATAACAGCAAGACGTGTGCCCGCTTCAAGCAGCAAGTTGCCACCAGCAAACAGTGTTTCGCCATCGAAGCCGTGACTAAGCTCTTTAAGTTCAAGCGCTTGACGGTGCAATTTCTTGCCTTCACCAAAATCAATTGATGGGCTCATACGGCTCGATGATTTCACTTCATCAAGCGTGATTTTGTCCATTTTCTTAGCACGTGAACTTGCTTGCTTCGCTTTAGATGCGTTTGCACCAAAACGGTTAACGAAATCTTGAAGTTCGCTAATTTCAGCCGCTTTCTTAGCGTTGTTTGCTAGAAGTTGGTCACGAATCAAACCAGAAGCTTCTAGGAAGTACTCGTAGTTACCAGGGTAAACACGTAGCTCACCGTAGTCGATATCAGCCATGTGCGTACACACAGAGTTCAGGAAGTGTCTATCATGCGAAATGATGATCATTGTACATTTACGCTGGTTTAGCTCTTCAGCAAGCCAGTTGATCGTGTGAATGTCCAAGTTGTTGGTTGGTTCATCAAGAAGCAGAATATCTGGGTTTGCAA comes from the Vibrio splendidus genome and includes:
- a CDS encoding ABC-F family ATPase, which produces MISTANITMQFGAEPLFENISAKFGNGNRYGLIGANGCGKSTFMKILSGALTPSSGNVSITPGEKLGVLSQDQFAFEQYSVIDVVIMGDRKLWEVKQERDRIYSLPEMSEDDGMKVAELESEFAEMDGYTAESRAGDILIQAGIEEEFHFGLMQQVAPGWKLRVLLAQALFANPDILLLDEPTNNLDIHTINWLAEELNQRKCTMIIISHDRHFLNSVCTHMADIDYGELRVYPGNYEYFLEASGLIRDQLLANNAKKAAEISELQDFVNRFGANASKAKQASSRAKKMDKITLDEVKSSSRMSPSIDFGEGKKLHRQALELKELSHGFDGETLFAGGNLLLEAGTRLAVIGENGVGKTTLLRCLVQELEQNEGIVKWSENASVGYCPQDSTTDFDNDLSIFDWISQWRTVKHDDLMVRGILGRLLFTADDANKKARNCSGGEKNRLLFGKLMMQDINVLVMDEPTNHMDMEAIQALNDALKVYTGTLIFVSHDREFVSSLATHVIDVKDKQLVSFQGTYEEYLDHQKKMLMVNL